Proteins encoded by one window of Kineosporia sp. NBRC 101731:
- a CDS encoding DUF1330 domain-containing protein, with product MTAYAIAHLTDVTMNDEVIEYLHRIDSTLEPFGGQFLVHGARVFALEETWAGDIVVISFPGLQAARDWYDSPAYRSILPLRTRNSSGSVILVDGVTRPHAAPDILIES from the coding sequence ATGACCGCTTACGCCATCGCCCACCTCACCGACGTCACCATGAACGACGAAGTGATCGAGTACCTGCACCGCATCGACAGCACGCTGGAGCCCTTCGGAGGCCAGTTCCTGGTGCACGGCGCGCGGGTGTTTGCGCTGGAAGAGACCTGGGCGGGAGACATCGTGGTGATCTCGTTCCCGGGCCTTCAGGCCGCCCGGGACTGGTACGACTCTCCCGCCTACCGTTCCATCCTGCCGCTGCGCACCCGTAACAGCTCGGGCTCGGTGATCCTCGTCGACGGCGTCACCCGGCCGCACGCCGCCCCGGACATCCTGATCGAATCCTGA